A segment of the Zingiber officinale cultivar Zhangliang chromosome 8B, Zo_v1.1, whole genome shotgun sequence genome:
CAACATTTACAATATCTTTCTGAATTTTAGGAGTAGTTAATTGATTATTTTCTGGAGCATTTTGTAAAACTACATTCTTTATCTCTTCGTTATGATCTGCAACGAATTTCAAAAGTTTAAGAAAATTACCTTGATTAAATGAACTTTCATATTCATTGTGCCCCCGAAAAGCTAACCCTTGGCGTAATAAAAATCATATGCAATCAACTGAAGCAGTTAACCTGATTCTATAAAGATTGTGAGCTTGCTCTGTTTGCCTAGTAAGAGCAACTTCAATGTGTTGACTTTCTTTTATCAAATCTACACATTTCTGCCAAGCTTGATTATATGCGCTATTTGAACTTCCAACATGTTTAAcaaaagtctttttttttttccaattagtAAACCCAACTGAAGTAAATGAATCTCCACCTACTTGTTTTCCAAAATCAGGTCAGAATAAGTAGCAACACAAACAAAATGCAACATCTTTACTTATACTATATTCTAACCAATTTCCAAATTCATTAAACCAAGATGGACAAAATCTTCTTGATACTTTACCGATCTTTCTTTGTGAAAAATTATGATTGCGAGACTGACAAGGTCCTTTATGCAAGCAAGTTCTTCTCACTTTTTCCCGATCATTAGGATCATAGTTTGAAATCTTTAACCGTAACCCAGGATCTGATTGAAGAtcatccaaattgatttcaaCTCAAAATTTTTTAAGGGAATATGTTGTAACTCTAGATTACTTTTTTCTCTTTGACTTGTTTCTTCATTTACCATTGACTTTCTTTTGAGAAATTTATCCATTCCTGTTAGtgttaagaagaaaaagaaattgttATATGAATAATTATTTGTAAATTTTGATATAATTTACTTAACTTAAATGTAACCCTACAACAAAGAAGCTTCGCTAACAGCTTAATGACAACTAGGAAATTGCAGCAACAGCTGACGACAATATTTCAAGCCCTGCGCAGGGCCTGAAATAGCGTCGAACGCCATTCCCTGATTCGGTCGGTTTGGTTTAGGGCTTAATCGATTTGGTTTAAACTAATTGCATAACCCTACTAGTAAATACaacactgtaagcctatatgatAAGGAAGTTCCTCTACAAGATTAAAATATTAACTTCTTTTCTCAGTTTTCATAATTGAGAATCCTATTGCATGTTTCAGAAATGAATAACAGACTAACAGTGTAAGTATCTAGTCGAGAAGTTCACTTTCTTGGTCTTAAAAATGTATTCTTTTACTGTATTGTGAGTTACCTAGTAAATTAGTAATGTAACTTATGTAAGGCCAATAATATTTAATCAACCAAAATTACTAAAAAATAAGAGAAATCAAGGAATGGATTCCAACTTGTAAGcagtaataaataaaattggggaagaagaagataccgaGTCTCGAATCCGGTGGACAAAGCGGTGGGAATCAGGGAATGATGTTCGACACGAGGTGGATGGTGGAGGCAAGCAAAACAACGTCAAATCCAATGAGTCGCGGCTGGGACAACAGGACAAGGCAGATTGGCGGAGGGAAGCCAACTGCCAACGCCGTAAAAGAGGGCCTCATCGTCTCGTCGATCAGCTGATGAGGTCCTGCTAATGCTTGGACTTGCTTGGAGAAGCTACGCTGCTACGGAGTATGGACTACGGAGGGCGGCGATTCAGCAAAGGGTAGAGAGTAGAGACTAGAGAACTGGAGCGGAGGAGGGAGAGGAGGGTGGAGAAAATATCAGAGTTGTCGATGAAGATGGATAAGGTTCGTCTCTGGGTTGGGGAGCACAGGTGGCATGGAGGGAGAGGGCAGCCGACAGCGAGGAGGAAAATTGGGAACGACGAACGAGGGTTGCACTTGCAAgccctatttttatttttctttttagtcGGGCAAGATTGTAATTTTATAATCTATATAGATATTTATGAAAAAATGAGGTGGGGCAGTTGCCCCACCAATCATTAACGAAGCTCCGCCCATGGTTGTAACTGTTTCTATTGAAAGAGTTTTTTCTACGATGAAAATTATCAAGAATGATTTGAGTAATAGGATGTGAGATGAGTAGATGAATGACAATTTGGTAGTATACATCGAGAATGATATTTTTGCCACAATTGAAAATGAATAAATTTTACAGCATTTTCAATAGATGAACACTCGTAGGACACAATTGCCTCCTCTTGTTTGTACGTCCATACCTAATATTGGTAGTTCAAGTGTCAAGAAATAGATACTTTATTGGtatgcatatatttttatatttgtatcATTATCGTTATCAATTCAATACTTTtatcttttaatatatttatttgattgcaagaaatattttttagtccctTGTTGAACGCCCCCTTAAATTTTTGTCTGGATCCACCATTGCCTAGATGTAACCATTATACTCGTAGGACCTTCTTGGATGTAATCATACTCTCAAATCTGGATTCTACAACCTagattttgaaataaagatttttaaaatgttcaTAGCCTTGAGGCAATTTGGTAAAAGCTAATTAAAGGGCTTAGGCCTATCATATTTACTCACCAACATCATTAAAAAAGTTCCTAGGACTTACCTAATTCAAACtatataatgattttaaaattttagatatcAAACGAATGATGTAAGGAGCCtcaaatttatttaaatcaaatttattgtACTCATTGAATCCTCTTGTGTGTAATTATGCTCTCATACCTGAATTCTATGAACTAAATTGATAGCCACGTTTTTGAAATCTTCATGGTCTTGAAACAATTTGATACAAGCTCATTAAATGATATAGGCATGTCATACTCACTCACCACTCACTCACCAATGTCACCATTGGATTCTTAAAACTCTACTAtatcaagattttaaaattttgcttAAAACTGGTTGATGACCTTAAACAACTCAAATATTTTCAGATCAAAATCAATATACTCCTAggagcctttttattgtaaccaTGCTTTGAAACCTAGATTTCATAGCTGAGATTGAGTATTGTGGGTTTTAAATCTTCACAGCCTTGGGATGTTTTCATACAAATTTATTAGAGAACTTAGACCTATCATATTTACTCATTAATACAATCGATGGGTTCATCATAAGATTCCTTTAATTCAAACtatattaatattttgaaattttgaatagTATAGATTTATTAATGAGTTTTTATCCAAATTTATTGACAACCTTAagcatcttaattttttttttaaaaccaaattcattttaatctCTAAACAAAACATATTGTGAatgttaataaaataaaaaaaaacacattagAAAAGATCTTATCTCTATTGCTACCCTTACTTTAAAACGAGCTAAGTAACCATCGACATTGAGAATAGTCCACTGCTCAGAAAAGATGAAATATAATAAGATTTGGATATgaattttgataaatataaaatttaagcacGCTCAATAAATTAGGAAAAAGTTAATTAGACGATTCAATAAATTGCGATCAATCCGAAGAGCATCCATTTAAATTATTCTatctaaaaattatattttaaattttatacaagatagttaattttttttttatcagttattctatctattttttaaatttagatttgataaataatttttttttaaattttaaaagaaaattctatctgtaaAATAATATttcgtttttaattttttttcactcATTCTTTTCTTATCTCTTTTCTCATTgatttcataaatataataaaaaaattaatataagaaaagagaaaaataataaaaaattaaaaaattagaaatttaagATAGTTGATAcagtataataaaaattaattatttaaatttaataaaataattatttattttaaattttaaatataataataaaaaaattgaaaatattttacaaatcgTATTCTCTTCGTCACGGACCATGAATGTCCTTTTGTCCTGGTTATCCATTGACTTTCATGTGAACTTCGTAATGGTCAATTTTATTGCCAATGTCCTTGTAACGGTTATGCATAGGGGTGTAATTGAATCGAATCGAGTCGAGTCGAGTCGAGtcgaactcttgaatatttgagtttgactcatttataatcgagccgagttttatttaacgaatatattcatggctcatgagcttattcgaccttttatcgagtctaaacgagcttaataaatataaatcataaatttaaatattcattaaaaattaaattatatatttagaaaaaattataatattattattaaaatttataattttattctaataaataaatttaatatatttgtttatattatttttataagtagaatgtaaaatctataaattcaatatcaaaattattattatttttatttaaaaattatttaatgagcttaacgaacgtgttcatgAGCTAACGACACGAATATtacgaagcttgagcttggtttgtttatcttaacgagccacattaaacgagctcaaatgagATTTTATTCAATCGAGGTTCGAATAGCTTGcaagcggcttggttcatttacactccTAGTTATGCGTGATTTTTTTTTGAATCCCATGTGCTAGGTAATTTGAAAATGAAAGGAGTTTTTTGACAATATTAAACAGTGAAGGGTATTTTCAGAAAGCAACTACACCTTGGggactttttcaaaatttcattaaaaaaatgaaaaatgcatggaaaaaataattttaatattcttAAACAAACACGCGAGGCGGAATTTGGATTAGGGTTACTAATGCTCGCGGATTGAAAAATAGGTCGGCCGTCAGCGCCTCAAGGTGGTTTCCCTCTCATCGATCCGCCGGCGATGTCCGCAAaaagttctaaagaaaaagaTGCTGCGCCTGGGGGAAGGATGCAGGAGTtcaagactaaaactaagaagaagaaaattggTAACGAGATCGACGAGATTTTCcaaggaaagaagagaaagagTGCTCCCGTTGATGGTCAGGAAGCCAATGACGGCGTAAATAAGCTAGATAAGGGGGCAGCGGAGAGCGGTAGCTCAAAAATGAAGGAtcagaagaagaggaggaaaggaGCTCTGAATGAAGATTCCAATACGCCAAGCCGCCGCCGGCGTACATCTGACGGCCTCGCCATTTACTCCGCGGATGAGCTTGGTTTCGGGAAGACTGACGCCGGAGGTACCCCTCTTTGTCCCTTTGACTGTTCTTGCTGCTTCTGATCAGTAGAAGGAATTGCCAAGGTGGCTCCTTTCCGTCCGTTTATTGTCCAGTTCTTACTACCCTGAATACCATCATTCGATTGTGTTGTCATCTGTAAACGATTGAGTTTTTTTGCAAGACAATCGAACATATTGGTGAATTTATTCGACTCATGCTTTAGCGTTTTAGATTTCTGCAAGTTCTACTTATCTTCATTCGCTTCCTATTTTCCAGTGATTAAGGGCGAAGTGCAGATGAACCTGTGATGTTTATCTACTTTATGGCGATTATGTTGTCAATTATGATCTGTTTACAAGTCTCATTTGATACTTTTTTTCTTCTATTGCTCAATGTTCAGTAATATTGTACTTTGGTGTATGATAAAGTTTTTCTTGAactgttagattttttttttttaagataaccATCAATTATTTGTTTTTTAGCTATCTTGATGCAAGTAAGGGAATCCAAACTAAGATGTCTTGAGAAGGAGTAACTTTCTTGCTCTACTCCTCGATTTTGTTTATAGTGGATTTATATATTCTCAACCAAGTACAAGATAGAGCCAAATTTTGAGATGTTTAAACTTGTTTGACAAGTTAACCGAGTCGAACCGAGTTGAGCCTAAAATGAACTaatctttaaaataattgttcaaacttggtttggtttagttttgatgaacttgagcttgacttgagtttggtttgtAAATGTTATTGAGTTCTCAATTTAAACTTGACTTAAGTTTAGTTAGTTTAAATATTATCGAGCtttcaattcaaacttgtttgattatttgaaatttttatttgtttgattgattattgaggttgataattcaaatttgtttgtttattttaatttttttttgtctatttagcatgttgataataattttattaatgaatatgattcataAATATTACTTACGAATGTTGTTCATGAACCTTAATAAACTGAACACATgagttcaagtttgtttgtttagtttaacgagttgttcaaacttgtttatttaatcAATTtgtattgaacgaatataaacaaaCTTGTACCAAGCTAAATATCAAACTTGTTCAGGAACATTCGGTTCATTCCTAGTCCTACCTGGTGTTAAAGTTCATGATATTGGATCATTATAGACCAAAAGTTATGTAGTTGGTAGATTTTTAATCTGGGAGGTAAATGGTTTCAGGCAGATATGAAATTATACAGCAAGCTCCAGAGAAACACTTCCTGTGCTAATTCAGTATGGCCTAACATAAATTGAGAACATAAGCAGccttattttgacattttttttcctttttctcatCAGGACATATCAGCTATGGATCATTTTGTTCAGACTTTATAACTTGGTTTTGCTCAGGTTCACCTTGGCAACACACTTAGGATTGAATGATCTTCGCATAAGAATAGTCTTTAAGGTTTGTAATACGAATAAATGAAGAAAACCAGTTAGGATTAATTTTCTAACTTGCTTGTCTCGTTAACAATCTGACGATGTGATGAATAATGATTATCGTACGGGCTGAAAAGAGAACTTTGGAGAGAATAAGAGAAATCgaggaaaataaaaagaaatctattgttttttagattttataaaaAACCAAAATCTTTATTCAATAATAGAGAAAACAAgtgtttatataaataaattctctCGTAATAggtaaaatgtaaaaaaaac
Coding sequences within it:
- the LOC122015933 gene encoding uncharacterized protein C6G9.01c-like gives rise to the protein MSAKSSKEKDAAPGGRMQEFKTKTKKKKIGNEIDEIFQGKKRKSAPVDGQEANDGVNKLDKGAAESGSSKMKDQKKRRKGALNEDSNTPSRRRRTSDGLAIYSADELGFGKTDAGGTPLCPFDCSCCF